A window from Armatimonadota bacterium encodes these proteins:
- a CDS encoding glycosyltransferase family 2 protein: protein MAPKPKNPAPAQPTEKTWPKVGLAMPTVDNAEQACQAMEAFFRSYPGDVVFAVVANGTGKPDLKALREFAGKHPGKVLLDERTENIGYGQGCNAGLGALCERGDIEVYGVTNDDVLPASTCLTELVGALQELDEMGLRPGLVAPVTNNISGGQQRHIGDYSSPEQMEARATEWFAKHHEAATQAIQLRGLFLLIHPELLGIVGGFDPRFGVGNFEDDDFNLRARLAGFSLWIAEGAFLHHHGSTTFRKLNIDYKANIERNAEAFLRKWRLNKLDEWPGMLTAPDGVELYCPLSGEASDSTFRIRLNGEWIDLIEQASDVEFAGWVASKLSQQPRTASKVVATIVRELEAAA, encoded by the coding sequence ATGGCACCGAAGCCCAAGAACCCAGCCCCCGCGCAACCCACTGAGAAGACCTGGCCCAAGGTCGGCCTCGCAATGCCCACCGTGGACAACGCCGAGCAAGCTTGCCAGGCCATGGAGGCGTTCTTCAGGAGTTACCCAGGTGACGTCGTCTTTGCTGTGGTTGCGAATGGAACCGGAAAGCCGGATTTGAAGGCGCTCCGCGAGTTCGCGGGCAAGCATCCTGGGAAGGTCCTGCTCGACGAACGGACCGAGAACATCGGCTATGGGCAGGGGTGCAATGCGGGCCTTGGGGCACTTTGCGAGCGGGGCGACATCGAAGTCTACGGGGTCACCAACGACGATGTTCTGCCCGCAAGCACCTGCCTCACCGAGCTCGTCGGGGCGCTTCAGGAATTGGACGAGATGGGCCTGCGGCCCGGGCTGGTCGCGCCCGTCACCAACAACATCAGCGGCGGCCAGCAGCGCCACATCGGCGATTACTCCAGCCCGGAACAGATGGAAGCCCGGGCGACGGAGTGGTTTGCCAAGCATCACGAGGCCGCAACCCAAGCGATTCAGCTCAGAGGGCTTTTCTTGCTCATCCACCCAGAGCTTCTGGGGATTGTCGGGGGGTTCGACCCGCGCTTTGGGGTCGGCAACTTCGAGGACGACGATTTCAACCTGCGCGCCCGGCTGGCCGGCTTTTCGCTCTGGATCGCCGAAGGCGCGTTCCTTCACCACCACGGCTCCACCACCTTCAGGAAGCTCAACATCGACTACAAGGCCAACATCGAGCGCAACGCCGAGGCGTTCCTTCGAAAGTGGCGTTTGAACAAGCTCGATGAGTGGCCCGGGATGCTCACGGCGCCGGACGGCGTCGAGCTCTATTGCCCGCTCAGCGGCGAAGCATCGGATTCGACCTTTAGGATTCGGCTGAACGGCGAATGGATCGACCTGATCGAGCAGGCCTCGGACGTTGAGTTCGCGGGATGGGTGGCGAGCAAGCTCTCCCAACAGCCACGCACCGCTAGCAAGGTGGTCGCAACGATCGTCCGGGAGCTGGAGGCGGCTGCGTGA
- a CDS encoding TrkA family potassium uptake protein, with product MKVVVFGCGRTGSNLALSLSNQGHDVTVVEQNSSAIARLGTQHRCEVVIGSGLDYDVLERAGIANADVFFALTRGDNTNIMAAQIAKLRYNCPKVCVKVADPLRADAYRKLGYFCVNPSSLSAGLMLDWLLDNPYQTIDTYNRLPKELEV from the coding sequence ATGAAAGTGGTTGTTTTCGGCTGTGGAAGAACGGGCTCGAACCTTGCCCTCTCCCTCAGCAATCAGGGCCACGACGTTACCGTCGTGGAACAAAACTCCTCCGCGATTGCCAGGCTCGGCACCCAGCATCGCTGTGAGGTCGTTATCGGCAGCGGGCTGGACTACGACGTCCTTGAACGCGCAGGGATCGCCAATGCCGATGTGTTTTTCGCGCTCACCAGGGGAGACAACACAAACATCATGGCGGCGCAGATCGCAAAGCTCCGCTACAACTGCCCCAAGGTCTGCGTCAAGGTCGCCGATCCCCTGCGCGCCGACGCCTATCGCAAGCTCGGCTACTTCTGCGTGAACCCAAGCTCGCTCTCCGCGGGTCTGATGCTGGATTGGCTCCTGGACAACCCGTATCAGACGATCGACACCTACAACCGACTACCGAAGGAGCTCGAGGTTTAG
- a CDS encoding TrkA family potassium uptake protein: MYVILVGGGNVGLQLAKRLNAAGNEVLLIEKDSQQSERLRHILGDENVMVGDGCEMATQKVSGFGRADVVVAVTGEDEDNMVVCQMAKSVWNVERVLARVNDPDHEELFRKTGIDETVSATSIIYSLLEQQISPDTLLPVGALARGNYEIVEIELSSRSPVAGKSLRELELPPKTNVIWVLRGEQGHGVTGDTRFEAGDMVVALVPREHAESLRMLMAPIRH; this comes from the coding sequence ATGTATGTGATTCTTGTTGGGGGCGGCAACGTGGGGCTCCAGTTGGCCAAGCGGCTGAACGCCGCGGGCAACGAAGTGCTCCTGATCGAAAAGGACAGCCAGCAATCGGAGCGGCTTCGCCACATCCTCGGGGATGAGAACGTCATGGTCGGCGACGGCTGTGAAATGGCCACCCAGAAGGTGTCCGGCTTTGGGAGGGCCGATGTCGTGGTGGCGGTGACCGGCGAAGACGAGGACAACATGGTCGTCTGCCAGATGGCCAAGTCGGTATGGAACGTGGAGCGGGTGCTCGCGCGCGTGAACGACCCGGACCACGAAGAGCTGTTCCGGAAGACCGGTATCGACGAGACCGTCAGCGCGACCAGCATCATCTACAGCCTTCTTGAGCAGCAAATCTCACCCGACACCCTGTTGCCGGTCGGTGCGTTGGCTCGCGGAAACTATGAGATCGTCGAGATCGAGCTCAGCTCGCGCTCGCCGGTCGCAGGCAAGTCGCTGCGGGAACTGGAGCTGCCGCCCAAGACCAATGTGATCTGGGTGCTGCGAGGGGAGCAGGGCCACGGAGTCACCGGCGACACTCGGTTTGAGGCCGGGGACATGGTGGTGGCGCTCGTGCCGAGAGAGCACGCCGAGTCCTTGCGAATGCTGATGGCGCCGATCCGGCACTGA
- a CDS encoding DUF1579 family protein, with product MTKLLALILMFASLPFAVAQSGPHAEALKKLNFLVGKWTSTETAKRPGAPDVEFTLHGVNEWAVGGTMLQIIESFEIPGAGTRHNHILMGYDAREKKYTTYWFTNGSGRPIVFSGDFEGSNLVLTQSETASNAQVLRIVYRPKNEKEIDAELQVKVGDKFEPRTVAKYVKD from the coding sequence ATGACAAAACTTCTGGCTCTCATTCTGATGTTTGCCTCTCTTCCCTTTGCCGTCGCGCAATCCGGTCCCCACGCAGAAGCCCTTAAGAAGCTGAACTTCCTGGTCGGCAAATGGACCTCGACCGAAACCGCCAAGCGCCCAGGGGCCCCGGACGTGGAATTCACCCTTCACGGCGTGAACGAATGGGCTGTGGGAGGCACGATGCTCCAGATCATCGAGAGCTTTGAGATTCCTGGCGCGGGAACGCGGCACAACCACATCCTGATGGGCTACGACGCCCGCGAGAAGAAATACACCACTTACTGGTTCACGAACGGTTCTGGGAGGCCGATCGTGTTCTCAGGGGACTTTGAGGGCTCGAATCTGGTGCTCACCCAGTCGGAAACCGCCTCCAATGCCCAGGTGCTTCGGATCGTGTACCGCCCAAAGAACGAGAAGGAAATCGACGCGGAACTCCAGGTCAAGGTCGGCGACAAGTTCGAGCCTCGCACCGTGGCAAAGTACGTGAAGGATTGA
- a CDS encoding DUF1385 domain-containing protein — MPTGEYLQYGGQAIIEGVMMRSPRHVAVAVMAPDGEIILQCEPIEKTWIGRQKWLFKPFLRGTWALLDAMTLGVRAMKFASKVLLDPKYEEYNNPKAAAEKAKAAAAAESLPAEAVIATGTGTEAAAGSAPAPQDHQVAKANDKIQGTIVGVTILVSLVFAFGLFHYLPNLIAASMKGRGVSNPIHINLVTEAVKFTFFFGYVILISQLPDIKRVFQFHGAEHKAINTLEAEQELTIENCKLQTRLHPRCGTSFMVIVLIVGAIIFTFMPKPEIAGSLVLTSIARVLVEIPVLPIIAGISYEIIRFAGRMRNSTLVMALLRPGLWTQLITTREPDESQIQVALASLKAVVEAEQALKAQAETPATEMAFEAAAAS, encoded by the coding sequence GTGCCGACCGGCGAATATCTGCAATATGGCGGGCAAGCCATCATCGAAGGGGTCATGATGCGCTCCCCGCGCCATGTGGCCGTCGCGGTCATGGCGCCTGACGGCGAGATCATCCTCCAGTGCGAGCCGATCGAAAAGACCTGGATCGGACGTCAGAAATGGCTCTTCAAGCCGTTTCTGAGGGGCACCTGGGCCCTTCTCGACGCGATGACCCTTGGCGTCCGGGCGATGAAATTCGCTTCCAAGGTCCTCCTCGACCCCAAGTACGAGGAGTACAACAACCCGAAGGCTGCGGCTGAAAAAGCCAAGGCCGCGGCGGCCGCGGAGTCCTTGCCGGCGGAAGCCGTCATAGCCACGGGTACGGGTACCGAAGCCGCCGCAGGCTCAGCTCCAGCGCCTCAAGACCACCAAGTTGCCAAGGCCAACGACAAGATCCAGGGCACGATCGTCGGCGTGACCATTCTGGTCAGTCTGGTCTTCGCTTTTGGGCTATTCCATTACTTGCCGAATCTGATCGCTGCCTCCATGAAGGGCCGGGGCGTCTCCAACCCGATCCACATCAACCTGGTCACGGAGGCCGTCAAGTTCACTTTCTTCTTTGGCTATGTGATCCTAATCTCCCAGCTACCGGACATCAAGCGTGTCTTTCAGTTCCACGGCGCGGAGCACAAGGCGATCAACACCCTTGAGGCCGAGCAAGAACTGACCATCGAGAACTGCAAGCTACAGACACGGCTTCACCCGCGATGCGGCACCAGCTTCATGGTGATCGTGCTGATCGTCGGGGCGATCATCTTCACCTTTATGCCAAAGCCCGAGATTGCTGGGAGTCTGGTGCTCACCTCAATAGCCCGCGTTCTGGTCGAGATTCCCGTGTTGCCGATCATTGCGGGAATCAGCTACGAAATCATCCGCTTTGCGGGCCGGATGCGCAACAGCACCTTGGTGATGGCGCTCTTGAGGCCCGGGCTCTGGACGCAGCTCATCACCACGCGCGAGCCGGATGAATCGCAAATTCAGGTGGCGCTGGCCTCGTTGAAGGCCGTCGTGGAAGCCGAGCAGGCGTTGAAGGCGCAAGCCGAAACACCCGCGACCGAGATGGCGTTTGAGGCTGCGGCAGCGAGCTGA
- the surE gene encoding 5'/3'-nucleotidase SurE, whose translation MRILITNDDGIRADGLLHFAHAARQFGEVKLVAPDRERSACAHGMTLREPLRVKKASIEDFEAYEVNGMPVDCVNVGLTIAYPDGCDLVLSGINNGPNLGFDVTYSGTVAGAMEGTINGIFSISLSMAIFVLDAPYHFETGTRWFSENLEMLLGLPRNPLTFLNINVPAIAYPELQGHKIVGMGQRVYQDRVERRLDPWGRPYYWQGGAVVMDVEQPGTDVHAVTNGFVAVSPISLDWTDHALLGRMGAAR comes from the coding sequence ATGCGGATTCTCATCACCAACGACGACGGCATCCGGGCCGACGGATTGCTTCATTTCGCCCACGCCGCCAGGCAGTTCGGAGAGGTGAAACTGGTCGCTCCCGATCGCGAGCGGAGCGCCTGTGCCCACGGCATGACCCTTCGCGAGCCCCTGCGCGTCAAGAAGGCCAGTATTGAGGACTTCGAGGCCTATGAGGTCAACGGGATGCCCGTGGACTGCGTGAACGTCGGCCTGACCATTGCCTACCCGGATGGTTGCGACCTGGTGCTCAGCGGCATCAACAACGGTCCCAATCTTGGGTTCGACGTCACCTACTCGGGCACCGTCGCCGGTGCGATGGAGGGCACGATCAACGGGATTTTCTCGATCTCGCTCAGCATGGCGATCTTCGTGCTCGACGCCCCCTACCACTTCGAGACGGGGACCCGATGGTTCAGCGAAAACCTTGAGATGCTGCTCGGTCTGCCCCGCAATCCACTGACGTTCCTGAACATCAACGTTCCGGCGATCGCCTATCCCGAGCTTCAAGGACACAAGATCGTGGGTATGGGGCAGAGGGTCTACCAGGACCGCGTGGAACGGCGCCTCGACCCCTGGGGCCGGCCCTACTACTGGCAGGGCGGCGCAGTGGTCATGGACGTGGAGCAGCCCGGCACCGATGTTCACGCCGTGACCAACGGCTTCGTCGCGGTCTCTCCCATTTCCCTCGACTGGACCGACCACGCGCTCCTCGGCCGGATGGGGGCAGCGCGCTAG
- a CDS encoding VanZ family protein: protein MLAYLRTVVPGLVLWGLLWKVDGRPYSALPWLMGAGLIVWMGVLQTLRSMRYGFLAGLSQASGIWALWKVTDSATGPALTGSSLSHKVLPLAAAAFVVSVLLLLRAWPSKEKKVLYWLLFVLAAMLIIGMLSGSTGAGGSVVRWLIDTFHWDWPTAKKVVFIGRKCVHFIFYGLAAYGGFWSAWHAKMGRETCAAFGLGTALFLGAFDESRQFLAIGRTGSAWDVGIDMCGAAFFSWIAFLIAKRAESNRTASAT from the coding sequence GTGCTGGCCTATCTGCGAACCGTCGTGCCCGGATTGGTTCTGTGGGGGCTGCTCTGGAAAGTCGACGGGCGCCCCTATTCGGCGCTTCCTTGGCTGATGGGGGCTGGGCTGATCGTGTGGATGGGGGTGCTCCAGACCCTTCGCAGCATGCGGTACGGCTTTCTCGCAGGACTCTCACAGGCCTCCGGAATCTGGGCGCTCTGGAAGGTCACAGACTCCGCCACAGGGCCGGCCCTTACCGGGAGCTCGCTTTCGCACAAGGTCCTTCCTCTGGCTGCGGCCGCATTCGTCGTCTCCGTCCTCCTTCTCCTTCGCGCTTGGCCGAGCAAGGAAAAGAAGGTGCTCTACTGGCTGCTTTTCGTGCTGGCGGCGATGCTGATCATCGGCATGCTGAGCGGCTCTACGGGCGCCGGGGGTTCGGTCGTGCGTTGGCTCATCGACACCTTTCATTGGGATTGGCCCACGGCGAAGAAGGTGGTCTTCATCGGGCGGAAGTGCGTCCATTTCATCTTTTACGGGCTCGCGGCATACGGCGGATTCTGGTCCGCCTGGCACGCGAAGATGGGGCGAGAGACCTGTGCGGCCTTCGGTCTGGGAACGGCGCTTTTCCTGGGAGCCTTCGACGAATCGAGGCAGTTCCTGGCGATCGGGCGCACCGGCTCGGCCTGGGACGTTGGAATCGACATGTGCGGCGCGGCATTCTTCTCGTGGATCGCCTTTCTCATCGCAAAGAGAGCCGAAAGCAACCGAACGGCCTCGGCGACGTAA